The window GTATCAAGTCTAAATTATTATTAATATTTATGACTGAATTATCAATTAATATATTTCCTTTTAAAATCTCATATATATTTTTTTCAAGTAAATTAAATTCACTTTCTATTATTTTTTTATAAAAATAACTTGTAACTGATGCTTGCGTGTCCATATCAATTAAGAGAACTTTACAATCATTAGCCAAAAGAGTTGCAAATATTATTGCACTTGTGCTTTTGCCAACACCACCTTTAATTGACGCAATTGTTATTATTTTGGGTTTTTTAGTATCCATTTTATTAACATTCCTTGTTTGGGATATTTTTTCCCATGTTCAATCCTTATACAACTTTTTTTAACATCAAAGAATTATTTTCATTTTTTATTAGTTCTAATAATTCATAATAATATGCATTATATATTTTATTATATGATAAATTGTTTTTGCTATTCAAATATGTTTTTATAATTGGCTTTAGAATTTCAATATTCACCTTTTCTTTTAGTTGATCAATAAGAATATTATAAATGTTTACCTTTATATGCTCATAATCTTTTTGTGTGTTTTCTTTTTTTAATTCGATTGATTTTTCTAATTTGCGTTTTATTGTGCTTAAATCATTATATTTTTGATTTTCAATAATAAAATGCGGCTTATTTTTGTAGTTTTCATATACTTTTTTAAATTCTGTTTCCAATTGTTCAGTATTATATCCTTTTTTTTCTAATTGTTTTTTTGTATTTTCTAGAATTTCTTTTAATTTGTTTTGCTTATCTTTAAAGCAAGATTTATTAAAATGTATATTTTTATGCTTTAGTAGTTTAATCTCAATGATTTTTGAAACTTTAAGCATTTTAATTTTCAAGTCTTTATTAATATCTAAATTTAAAATAAAAGATAGAATTTCTTTACATTTAAATTTACATTTATTGGAATATTTTATTATTTGAAAATTTTCTATCTGTTTATTCTTTTCTTCTTTTATATTATTATTTTTATTACTTAAACACTCCTCCAAATTTACACACCTATTTTTATTAAATTTGTCTTTAAGGCCTATTTCAGCTCTTTTTTCAAATCTAGAATGTTTTTTATCTTCGAAGTATTTGTTTATCATATAGTGACACTCTTTTTTTGGATAATTAAGTTTGTAGTAAATTTCAGTACCACAATTTATCCCCAAGTGTTTGTAATAATTAGTTGTTACTTTAAATTTTTTTTCTAATTCGTAAAGATATTTTTGAAGCGTCTTTAACTTAACTGGATTTTGACCATTTCTTTTTAGATTTTCATTAAAGTAATAGAGTATGTTTTGTTGAGTGTATTTTTTATATTTTTTGTTTACATACTTTAAAGTTGAGATAAGAACTATCAATTTATATTGATGTTTGTTGTAGCAATTTGGATATTTTTTGTTGGTTGGAAAATTTTTCATATTTTCTC of the Borreliella afzelii genome contains:
- a CDS encoding plasmid maintenance protein, with protein sequence MKNFPTNKKYPNCYNKHQYKLIVLISTLKYVNKKYKKYTQQNILYYFNENLKRNGQNPVKLKTLQKYLYELEKKFKVTTNYYKHLGINCGTEIYYKLNYPKKECHYMINKYFEDKKHSRFEKRAEIGLKDKFNKNRCVNLEECLSNKNNNIKEEKNKQIENFQIIKYSNKCKFKCKEILSFILNLDINKDLKIKMLKVSKIIEIKLLKHKNIHFNKSCFKDKQNKLKEILENTKKQLEKKGYNTEQLETEFKKVYENYKNKPHFIIENQKYNDLSTIKRKLEKSIELKKENTQKDYEHIKVNIYNILIDQLKEKVNIEILKPIIKTYLNSKNNLSYNKIYNAYYYELLELIKNENNSLMLKKVV